A section of the Marinoscillum sp. 108 genome encodes:
- a CDS encoding T9SS type A sorting domain-containing protein: MISFITIGQGAAQCFGTGNETDYGAGSWIGYIYEGANNYTTNYRGRVSATENFDTDFCGGPACTITTNTCTLTAENFSARFRMTQTYAEGIYGITIGGDDGVRLSIDGGATYVLQDFGYHAYQTVYTEVRLSGTYNLVFDYFEGGGDNRASIQITYIGTETGGQIGSDQDICVSGTGDPDAFTSNIAALYASGATPNYQWEVSPDGGSWSDVAGATAETYDIPAGYTGLNYYRRSAESGGVTVYSNTLTVQLTSRSGDDTAVGSGSWIGHVYDGVNNFGNNYKGDIYESEIFDESFGGDNVTSSTSGCDYQTETFTVRFEMLQTFEHGLYDFQIGGDDGVRLSVDGGSTWVIDDYSNHGYRTADAFNVEMNGSHHLVLDYYEAGGGNRVTFSYTQQTLLPVTYLFLKAENEGFSNVIRWATATEIDNDFFEVQKTADGESWEVIGEVSGHGTCKEVTNYEFTDSNVSPGVSVYYRLKQVDFDGQEEYSSLVRVGLAYTEISSLSIYPNPAVDQVNIHWPGFILKEVKIFNLAGVLVRSSNEMQIGLDGLEPGYYLIRVTDPEHEETSGRLIIRQ; this comes from the coding sequence TATCTATGAAGGCGCAAATAATTACACGACCAATTACAGAGGGAGGGTCAGTGCTACTGAAAATTTTGATACCGATTTTTGTGGAGGTCCTGCGTGTACCATTACCACCAACACATGTACTCTCACTGCGGAGAATTTTTCTGCAAGGTTCAGAATGACACAGACTTATGCCGAAGGAATCTATGGAATCACCATTGGTGGAGATGACGGGGTGCGACTTAGCATCGATGGAGGAGCTACGTATGTTTTGCAGGATTTTGGATATCATGCTTATCAGACAGTTTATACAGAGGTTAGATTATCAGGTACTTATAATTTGGTATTTGATTATTTTGAAGGAGGGGGAGACAATCGCGCGTCTATCCAAATCACCTATATCGGTACGGAAACTGGTGGACAGATAGGATCCGATCAGGATATTTGTGTGTCAGGTACCGGGGATCCTGATGCTTTCACCAGCAACATTGCGGCACTATACGCCTCAGGGGCCACGCCCAACTATCAATGGGAGGTATCTCCTGATGGAGGTAGCTGGTCTGATGTAGCTGGAGCTACTGCCGAAACCTATGACATTCCTGCCGGCTACACAGGACTGAACTACTACCGCAGGAGTGCAGAATCGGGTGGTGTGACTGTCTATTCCAATACCCTTACAGTTCAGCTTACCTCCAGGTCTGGAGACGATACAGCTGTGGGATCAGGTAGTTGGATAGGTCATGTCTATGATGGAGTGAACAATTTTGGGAACAACTACAAAGGAGATATCTATGAGTCGGAGATATTCGACGAGAGCTTTGGGGGCGATAATGTAACCTCCAGTACGTCAGGTTGTGACTACCAAACGGAGACATTCACGGTACGTTTTGAAATGCTTCAGACCTTTGAACATGGGCTGTATGATTTCCAGATTGGAGGCGATGATGGAGTTCGTTTGAGTGTGGATGGAGGAAGTACCTGGGTGATTGACGATTATTCTAATCACGGTTATCGGACTGCTGATGCCTTCAATGTGGAAATGAATGGATCTCACCATTTGGTATTGGACTATTATGAAGCTGGCGGGGGCAACAGGGTTACTTTTAGCTACACACAACAAACATTGTTACCAGTGACCTATTTGTTTTTGAAAGCAGAAAATGAGGGCTTTTCAAATGTAATCAGATGGGCTACAGCCACAGAGATTGATAATGATTTTTTTGAAGTACAAAAGACCGCAGATGGTGAAAGCTGGGAGGTGATAGGCGAGGTGTCCGGTCATGGTACTTGTAAGGAAGTGACTAATTATGAGTTTACAGACTCGAATGTTTCACCTGGTGTGAGTGTGTACTACCGATTAAAGCAAGTGGATTTTGATGGTCAGGAAGAATACTCAAGCCTGGTACGTGTGGGTTTGGCGTATACAGAAATATCCAGTCTGTCTATCTATCCGAATCCGGCTGTTGATCAGGTGAATATTCACTGGCCTGGTTTCATACTGAAGGAAGTAAAGATTTTCAACCTGGCAGGCGTGCTGGTCAGATCATCCAATGAGATGCAAATAGGATTGGATGGTCTGGAACCGGGGTATTACCTGATTAGAGTCACAGACCCTGAACATGAAGAAACCTCGGGCAGGCTGATCATTCGCCAGTGA